The proteins below come from a single Leptidea sinapis chromosome 20, ilLepSina1.1, whole genome shotgun sequence genomic window:
- the LOC126970170 gene encoding gamma-glutamyl hydrolase A-like: MKHCLFLAICAFVQCKAAVITDGKIIEVNERPIVGILSQEQSFYLHGKFPEENYTSYIASSYVKDVEKSGARVVPILIGKDRSYYKELMKKINGVLFPGGATFFNQSDGYADAAQHIYEIAQELNDAGDYFPIFGTCLGFQLIIILASGRGKVENRADCYSYTNLPLIFSSDFRSSKLFKDAPEDVVQILANEDVTINVHRYCILDSNLEAYNLTVDWRPTSYGYDDNGIKFIATYEHTRYPFYAAQFHPEKSSFEWKLNKNYAHSMNAVKANRYFMDFFVAECRRSTHEFADAAEENDYLIYNSPAVFTGVLGSAHHQCHFFEPRGVVSG; encoded by the exons ATgaagcattgtttatttttggcAATTTGTGCGTTCGTACAATGCAAGGCAGCCGTAATAACTGATGGCAAAATTATTGAAGTCAATGAAAGACCCATTGTTGGGATACTTTCTCAAGAGCAATCCTTTTATCTGCATGGTAAATTTCCCGAAGAGAATTATACAAGCTACATTGCATCATCATACGTAAAAGATGTGGAAAAATCTGGTGCAAGAGTTGTTCCCATATT aATTGGCAAGGATCGCAGCTACTATaaagaattaatgaaaaaaataaatgg CGTTCTATTTCCGGGTGGCGCTACCTTCTTCAACCAATCTGATGGCTACGCTGACGCCGCTCAACATATTTACGAGATCGCTCAAGAGTTGAACGATGCCGGAGATTATTTTCCAATCTTTGGAACTTGCTTAGGCTTCCAACTCATTATAATTCTGGCATCGGGTCGGGGCAAGGTGGAGAACAGAGCGGATTGCTATTCGTACACTAACCTGCCTCTAATATTTAGCTCGG ATTTTCGCAGCAGTAAATTGTTTAAGGATGCGCCCGAAGACGTTGTTCAGATTCTAGCGAATGAGGATGTCACAATCAACGTTCATAGATATTGCATCCTAGATAGT aactTAGAAGCCTACAACTTGACTGTGGACTGGAGACCAACGTCGTACGGATATGATGACAATGGTATTAAGTTCATTGCCACGTATGAGCATACGAG GTATCCATTTTACGCGGCGCAGTTTCATCCAGAGAAGAGCTCCTTTGAATGGAAGTTGAATAAGAATTATGCTCATTCAATGAACGCCGTCAAAGCAAATCGATACTTCATGGACTTCTTTGTGGCGGAATGTCGTAGAAGCACTCATGAGTTTGCAGACGCTGCTGAAGAGAATGATTATTTGATATACAACTCACCAGCAGTTTTTACTGGAGTGCTTGGAAGTGCACATCATCAATGTCATTTCTTTGAACCCAGGGGTGTAGTGTCTGGTTAA